Proteins found in one Nerophis ophidion isolate RoL-2023_Sa linkage group LG21, RoL_Noph_v1.0, whole genome shotgun sequence genomic segment:
- the si:ch211-81a5.8 gene encoding uncharacterized protein si:ch211-81a5.8: MDSILSLGAPFKHLRSTCVLDKSSPPKRGPKGRRSSFTRRTSISRRRSLPCSSQKVPDSWLRAYQAELKRERKRQQALLAKKNAERCVRKTHFRSHHCLARKNTTTRRTEATKKDDSLFGAFQGLSLDGVLGAVNGTPASGGGGDQCKVM, translated from the exons ATGGATTCTATCCTGTCACTGGGCGCCCCCTTCAAACATCTGAGGAGCACATGCGTGTTGGACAAGAGTAGCCCCCCAAAAAGAGGACCAAAAGGCCGCAGGAGCAGCTTCACGCGCAGGACTAGCATCAGCAGGAGGAGAAGTCTGCCCTGCAGCAGCCAAAAAGTCCCGGACTCTTGGCTGCGAGCGTATCAGGCCGAACTGAAGCGAGAGAG GAAAAGACAGCAAGCTTTACTGGCTAAGAAGAACGCTGAAAGGTGCGTCAGAAAAACGCACTTCCGGAGCCATCATTGCCTTGCAAGG AAGAACACCACAACTAGAAGAACAGAAGCAACAAAAAAGGATGATTCTCTCTTTGGAGCCTTCCAGGGTCTCAGTCTGGATGGAGTGCTGGGAGCCGTGAATGGAACGCCTGCTTCTGGAGGCGGAGGAGATCAGTGCAAAGTTATGTGA
- the clk2a gene encoding dual specificity protein kinase CLK2 isoform X2: MQCIDHRRGGTNVALKIIKNVEKYKEAARLEINVLEKINEKDPDNKFLCVQMFDWFDYHGHMCLSFELLALSTFDFLKENNYLPYSIGQVRHMAYQICLAVKFMHDNKLTHTDLKPENILFVNSDFTMFYNVEKKREERTVKSTAVRIVDFGSATFDHEHHSTIVSTRHYRAPEVILEMGWGHPCDVWSIGCILFEYYLGFTLFQTHDNREHLSMMERILGPVPSRMIRKTRKQKYFYRGRLDWDEGSSAGKYVRENCKPLRRYLLSEAEEHHQLFDIIESMLEYEPSKRLGLADSIKHPFFDCGAACEATGSKSWEGNRDISR, encoded by the exons ATGCAGTGTATAGACCATCGCAG gggtGGGACCAACGTTGCCCTGAAAATTATCAAGAATGTGGAGAAGTACAAAGAAGCAGCCCGCCTTGAGATCAACGTACTTGAAAAGATCAACGAGAAGGATCCTGACAACAAATT CCTGTGTGTGCAGATGTTTGACTGGTTTGACTACCATGGTCACATGTGTCTCTCCTTTGAGCTGCTAGCTCTCAGCACCTTCGATTTCCTCAAAGAAAACAACTACCTGCCCTACTCCATCGGTCAGGTCCGACACATGGCCTACCAAATCTGTCTTGCTGTGAAGT TTATGCATGACAATAAGCTGACACACACCGACCTAAAGCCTGAGAACATCCTGTTTGTCAACTCGGATTTCACTATGTTTTACAACGTTGAAAAG AAGCGAGAAGAGAGGACGGTTAAGAGCACAGCAGTACGCATAGTAGACTTCGGCAGTGCAACTTTTGACCACGAGCATCACAGCACGATCGTGTCCACCCGGCATTACCGTGCCCCTGAGGTCATATTGG AAATGGGCTGGGGCCATCCATGTGACGTGTGGAGCATTGGCTGCATCCTATTTGAATACTACCTGGGCTTCACCTTGTTTCAG ACGCATGACAACAGGGAGCATTTGTCTATGATGGAGAGAATCCTTGGACCTGTGCCATCTAGAATGATCCGTAAGACAAG AAAGCAGAAGTATTTCTACCGGGGCCGTCTGGACTGGGACGAGGGCTCCTCAGCTGGCAAATATGTGCGGGAAAACTGCAAACCTCTGAGG CGATACTTGCTGTCGGAGGCGGAGGAGCACCATCAGTTGTTTGACATCATCGAAAGCATGTTGGAGTACGAGCCCTCCAAGAGGCTGGGGCTGGCTGACTCTATCAAGCACCCTTTTTTTGACTGCGGGGCGGCTTGTGAGGCAACAGGCAGCAAGAGCTGGGAGGGGAACCGGGACATCAGCCGGTGA